The following proteins are co-located in the Pyrobaculum calidifontis JCM 11548 genome:
- a CDS encoding nitrate reductase subunit alpha, which yields MQITRRRLISTTAALGASAGLLALAQNLQYLKPLAQFVDARLQYPDRSWEDMYRRRWQYDKVARSTHGVNCTGSCSWNVYVKDGLIVWELQATDYPDISPDIPNYEPRGCPRGASFSWYVYSPLRVKYPYVRGVLMDMYRRFKQETGDPVEAWRRIVEDPNNRRAYQRARGKAGWRRVSWDEALELIAAALIYTIKKYGPDRIYGFTPIPAMSPVSYAAGARFIELIGGVMGSFYDWYADLPPASPQMWGEQTDVPESADWFHAQYMIVWGTNLPMTRTPDAQMYTQARYRGAKVAVVSPDYSEHVKFADVWVPVAPGTDAAFGLAAAHVALKEYYVDKQIKCLREYARRYTDLPFLVVLEPLGDGTYAYGRFLRASDVPELKDKVGQNPEWKTVVVQSDGSLAVPYGSIGFRWDGSGKWNLQLKGITARGEGDIDPVLSVMELGKYEKVKVKFFAVDFDAKEFVREVPAIKVGDRYVTTVFDLLAAHLGVRRGDLGGDYPASYDDPKPFTPAWQEAITGVSRQLAIQVARDFMNTAIYSRPVFGKPSDPPFFGDDATPCGGRAMIFVGPGINHWYHADIIYRSVLLLVFLGATQGKNGGGWAHYVGQEKIRTLIGWSTLAFALDWVRPPRQQNSPSYWYVHTDQWRYDPITTDKIYPAPWAKKWRNMHEMDANVVAVRLGWLPFYPTLNVNPIELGSRLVQEARQAGVPDAQLSAYVARRVAEMLKSGEVKFAIEDPDAPENWPRVLFVWRANLMGSSSKGHEYFLKHLLGTDNNVTAEEVGTKLVKEVNVRPAPEGKLDLLVAIDFRMATTPVYADVVLPTATWYEKYDLSMTDMHTFIHPFTPAVDPPWEAKSDWEIFKALAKKFSEMAPKYLPQEAFDVVMTPLMHDSAAEIAQPYGEVKDWKKGEADVVPGKTTQNVSLVRRRYWDVYDMYVSLGPLVVTVGLSAKGIPAFKPVEQYSWLRERNGVSQPTSDYVKTQCANVGGCPSIELDKQAAEAILAISPESNGEVAYMAWSNLERVVGLSLKDLPARELRITFDDVVAQPRRVTTSPVWNGIEAPGRTYSPFTVNTERLVPWRTLTGRQHLYIDHEWFRELGESFPIYKRPLDVVLVNVVNKFASVSDFWYDPAKYRREVGGERRLVLRFLTPHGKWNIHSEYWDNLIMLTLFRGGQVVWLNDEDAKWAGINDNDWIEVINANGVIVARAAVSPRIPRGTAIMYHAQERHVYVPLSPTTGKRAGIHNSVTITHLKPTKMVGGYAQLSYSFNYYGPTGVNRDTLVVVRKASGVRL from the coding sequence TCGTGGAATGTCTACGTCAAAGACGGCTTGATTGTGTGGGAGCTTCAGGCCACGGACTACCCCGACATATCTCCCGACATTCCCAACTACGAGCCTAGGGGGTGCCCAAGGGGTGCGAGCTTTTCCTGGTACGTCTACTCGCCGCTTAGGGTGAAGTACCCCTACGTGAGGGGGGTGTTGATGGACATGTATAGGAGGTTTAAGCAGGAGACTGGGGACCCTGTGGAGGCTTGGAGGAGGATTGTGGAAGATCCCAACAACCGCCGGGCGTATCAGCGGGCGAGGGGCAAGGCGGGCTGGCGCCGGGTGAGCTGGGACGAGGCGCTGGAGCTAATTGCCGCCGCCTTGATATATACAATTAAGAAGTATGGGCCTGACAGGATCTACGGCTTTACCCCAATCCCGGCGATGTCGCCTGTGAGCTACGCCGCGGGCGCCAGATTTATAGAGCTCATCGGCGGCGTCATGGGCTCCTTTTACGACTGGTATGCAGACCTCCCGCCGGCCAGCCCCCAGATGTGGGGCGAGCAAACCGATGTGCCAGAGAGCGCAGACTGGTTCCACGCCCAGTACATGATTGTGTGGGGGACGAACCTCCCCATGACTCGTACCCCCGACGCACAGATGTACACCCAGGCCAGGTACAGGGGGGCTAAGGTGGCCGTGGTAAGCCCAGACTACAGCGAACATGTGAAATTTGCAGATGTGTGGGTGCCGGTGGCCCCTGGCACAGACGCCGCGTTTGGCCTAGCGGCGGCCCACGTGGCGCTTAAGGAGTACTACGTGGACAAGCAGATTAAGTGTCTGAGGGAGTACGCGAGGCGGTACACCGATTTGCCGTTCTTAGTCGTCCTCGAGCCGCTGGGCGATGGGACCTACGCCTATGGCCGCTTCTTAAGGGCCTCAGACGTGCCAGAGCTCAAGGACAAGGTTGGCCAAAACCCCGAGTGGAAGACTGTGGTGGTGCAGAGTGACGGATCGCTGGCGGTGCCCTACGGCTCTATTGGGTTTAGGTGGGATGGTAGCGGCAAGTGGAATCTCCAGCTGAAGGGGATAACGGCGAGGGGCGAGGGGGACATCGACCCTGTGCTCTCGGTGATGGAGCTTGGGAAGTATGAAAAGGTGAAGGTCAAGTTCTTCGCCGTCGACTTTGACGCAAAGGAGTTTGTCAGAGAGGTCCCGGCCATTAAAGTGGGCGATAGGTACGTCACCACGGTCTTCGACCTCTTGGCGGCCCATCTGGGGGTGAGGCGGGGCGACCTCGGCGGCGACTACCCCGCCAGCTACGACGACCCCAAGCCTTTCACGCCGGCGTGGCAGGAGGCCATCACAGGCGTGTCTAGGCAGCTGGCCATACAAGTGGCGAGGGACTTCATGAACACCGCAATTTACTCGAGGCCGGTCTTCGGCAAGCCGAGCGACCCGCCCTTCTTCGGCGACGACGCCACGCCTTGCGGCGGGAGGGCCATGATCTTTGTGGGGCCGGGGATAAACCACTGGTACCACGCAGACATCATTTACCGCTCTGTGCTGTTGCTGGTGTTCCTCGGCGCAACGCAGGGCAAAAACGGCGGCGGGTGGGCCCACTATGTGGGACAGGAGAAGATTAGGACTTTGATCGGCTGGTCTACGCTGGCCTTTGCCCTGGACTGGGTCAGGCCGCCTAGGCAACAGAACTCTCCCAGCTACTGGTACGTGCACACTGACCAGTGGCGCTACGACCCAATAACCACTGACAAGATTTACCCAGCGCCGTGGGCTAAGAAGTGGCGCAATATGCATGAGATGGACGCCAACGTAGTCGCGGTGAGGCTGGGCTGGTTGCCGTTTTACCCAACTCTCAACGTCAACCCCATTGAGCTTGGGAGCAGACTGGTGCAAGAGGCGAGGCAGGCGGGGGTACCCGACGCGCAACTGTCGGCCTACGTGGCTAGGAGGGTAGCCGAGATGCTTAAAAGCGGCGAGGTCAAATTCGCAATAGAGGACCCAGACGCGCCGGAGAATTGGCCCAGGGTGCTGTTCGTCTGGAGGGCCAACCTCATGGGCTCCTCGTCCAAGGGGCACGAGTACTTCCTCAAGCACCTACTTGGCACAGACAACAACGTAACGGCTGAGGAAGTGGGGACAAAGCTTGTGAAAGAGGTAAACGTGAGGCCAGCTCCCGAGGGCAAGCTAGACCTCCTTGTGGCAATAGACTTCCGCATGGCCACGACCCCCGTGTACGCAGATGTGGTTCTGCCGACGGCCACGTGGTATGAGAAGTACGACTTGTCTATGACAGACATGCACACCTTTATCCACCCGTTTACCCCCGCCGTGGATCCGCCGTGGGAGGCCAAGAGCGATTGGGAGATCTTCAAGGCGTTGGCTAAGAAGTTCTCTGAGATGGCGCCTAAGTACCTCCCGCAGGAGGCCTTTGACGTAGTTATGACGCCGTTGATGCACGACTCGGCGGCGGAAATTGCACAACCATACGGCGAAGTGAAGGACTGGAAGAAGGGCGAGGCGGATGTAGTACCAGGCAAGACTACGCAGAACGTGTCGCTGGTGAGGAGGAGGTATTGGGACGTGTACGACATGTATGTGTCGCTGGGGCCGCTGGTGGTTACAGTGGGCCTATCGGCCAAGGGCATTCCGGCGTTTAAGCCAGTGGAACAGTACAGCTGGCTTAGGGAGAGGAACGGCGTGTCCCAGCCTACCTCGGACTACGTGAAGACGCAGTGTGCAAATGTAGGAGGCTGTCCGAGCATTGAGCTAGATAAACAGGCCGCCGAAGCCATCTTGGCCATCTCGCCGGAGTCCAATGGCGAAGTGGCCTACATGGCGTGGTCAAACCTGGAGAGAGTGGTGGGCCTCTCGCTTAAGGACCTCCCCGCCAGGGAGCTCCGCATCACGTTTGACGACGTCGTCGCTCAGCCGAGGAGGGTCACGACGTCGCCTGTGTGGAACGGCATTGAGGCGCCTGGGAGGACGTATTCGCCGTTTACTGTGAACACGGAGCGCCTAGTGCCTTGGCGCACTTTGACGGGAAGGCAGCACCTCTACATTGACCACGAGTGGTTTAGGGAGTTGGGAGAGTCGTTCCCCATATATAAGAGGCCTTTGGATGTCGTGTTGGTGAACGTTGTTAACAAGTTTGCCAGCGTGTCAGACTTCTGGTACGACCCTGCCAAGTATAGGAGGGAGGTGGGGGGCGAGCGGAGGCTTGTGTTGCGCTTCTTGACGCCGCATGGGAAGTGGAACATACACTCTGAGTACTGGGACAACCTCATTATGCTCACGCTGTTTAGAGGTGGGCAGGTGGTCTGGCTCAACGACGAGGACGCCAAGTGGGCTGGCATAAACGACAACGACTGGATAGAGGTGATCAACGCAAACGGCGTAATTGTGGCTAGGGCCGCCGTGAGTCCCAGGATTCCGAGGGGCACCGCGATTATGTACCACGCCCAGGAGAGGCACGTGTATGTTCCACTTTCTCCCACCACTGGAAAGCGCGCTGGCATTCACAACAGCGTTACTATTACTCACTTAAAGCCCACTAAGATGGTGGGCGGCTACGCGCAACTAAGCTACTCCTTTAACTACTACGGCCCCACTGGCGTAAATAGGGATACTCTTGTGGTAGTAAGAAAGGCGAGTGGGGTGAGGCTATGA
- a CDS encoding ethylbenzene dehydrogenase-related protein, whose amino-acid sequence MMGGRLLHGAVLAIAVVLAALGVILITAQAPTVVVKYVNGNIPLDPAAPVWPTPIEVPLTSQQLTYPLPAAAETRSVYVSAVYNATHIAFLLTWQDSTRDVATPGGLDVFPDAVAIQFPVSRAQLPYICMGTVDNPVNIIYWKAGVGVENLVAGAGYGLSPQQREALGLQATPTSPVELLPQNAQVVQAYTTYAGGRWQVVIVRPLASVHPLMSSLASDFSAAFATWDGGKGERGGLKATSGWISFTLERPAAPARVETVTQAAPTTVTATQIVETSPTWAWVVIGVLIAVIAILLGLAFRRK is encoded by the coding sequence ATGATGGGCGGTAGGCTTCTCCACGGGGCCGTCTTAGCCATCGCCGTGGTGTTGGCGGCGCTGGGAGTAATATTGATCACGGCACAGGCGCCGACGGTGGTTGTGAAATATGTGAACGGGAATATACCTCTTGACCCAGCCGCGCCCGTGTGGCCCACGCCTATTGAAGTACCGCTTACGTCGCAACAGTTGACGTATCCACTGCCCGCGGCGGCGGAGACGCGTAGCGTATACGTGTCTGCCGTGTACAATGCCACGCATATAGCGTTCCTGTTGACGTGGCAAGACTCCACTAGGGACGTGGCTACGCCAGGTGGATTAGACGTGTTCCCAGACGCCGTGGCGATACAGTTCCCAGTGTCAAGGGCTCAGTTGCCCTACATATGCATGGGCACCGTGGACAACCCCGTGAATATAATCTACTGGAAGGCGGGTGTGGGCGTGGAGAACTTAGTGGCGGGCGCTGGCTACGGCCTTTCGCCGCAACAGAGAGAGGCACTTGGCCTACAGGCAACTCCCACTTCGCCAGTGGAGCTACTGCCGCAGAATGCCCAGGTAGTGCAGGCATATACCACATACGCTGGGGGCAGGTGGCAGGTGGTGATAGTTAGGCCGCTTGCGTCAGTTCACCCGCTGATGTCCTCGCTGGCCAGCGACTTCAGCGCGGCGTTTGCCACATGGGATGGCGGAAAGGGCGAGCGCGGCGGGCTGAAGGCCACCAGCGGCTGGATCAGCTTCACGCTTGAGAGACCGGCGGCGCCTGCCAGAGTTGAGACTGTTACACAGGCGGCGCCTACCACTGTCACCGCTACACAGATTGTGGAGACTTCGCCGACGTGGGCGTGGGTGGTGATCGGCGTCCTAATAGCGGTTATTGCAATATTGCTCGGCTTGGCGTTCCGCAGGAAGTAA
- the narH gene encoding nitrate reductase subunit beta, translated as MRVRAQIAMVMNLDKCIGCHTCSVTCKNVWTNRQGAEYMWWNNVETRPGPGYPRQWENQDKYNGGWALSGGKLVLRVELKKSYKPPGLDDYYHPWTYDYEVLFSETQAEQQPVARPISLVTNEPVDVKYGPNWNDDLAGTEYILEDVNMSETERAVYTQFKDVFMMYLPRICNHCLNPSCLAACPRKAIYKREEDGIVLVDQTRCRGYRYCVAACPYKKVYYNWKTGKSEKCIFCYPRVEAGQPTVCSLTCVGKIRYMGVLLYDADKVLDVAAEPDPKRLVRRFADEVLLDPYDPNVVAAAREAGIPDDWIAAARRSPVYKMVKVWKVAFPLHPEFRTLPMVFYVPPLSPVVTTYENAYGAKITDIMPKVSELRIPIQYLANMFTAGDTALVEQALKKLLAVRIYERAKNVAEPGLAEKAKAALQEAGLSEADAEEMYRLFAIARFEDRFVIPTNPKRYTNQPQVQRGVVGLP; from the coding sequence ATGAGGGTGCGCGCCCAGATCGCGATGGTAATGAACTTGGACAAGTGCATTGGCTGCCACACGTGTAGCGTCACGTGTAAAAACGTATGGACTAATAGGCAGGGCGCAGAGTACATGTGGTGGAACAACGTGGAGACGCGGCCTGGCCCCGGCTATCCGAGGCAGTGGGAGAACCAAGACAAGTACAACGGCGGCTGGGCGCTGAGCGGGGGCAAGCTAGTCCTCAGAGTCGAGTTGAAGAAGAGCTATAAGCCGCCTGGGCTTGACGACTACTATCACCCGTGGACTTACGACTACGAGGTGCTATTCTCAGAGACGCAGGCGGAGCAACAGCCTGTGGCTAGGCCTATTTCCCTAGTAACAAACGAGCCCGTCGATGTGAAGTACGGCCCCAACTGGAACGACGACTTGGCGGGCACCGAGTACATACTGGAGGATGTGAATATGTCAGAGACGGAGCGCGCGGTCTATACGCAGTTTAAGGACGTGTTTATGATGTATCTGCCTAGGATTTGCAACCACTGTCTAAACCCGTCGTGCCTCGCCGCATGTCCAAGAAAGGCGATTTATAAGAGGGAGGAGGACGGCATAGTGCTCGTGGACCAGACTAGATGCCGTGGGTATAGGTACTGTGTGGCCGCATGTCCCTATAAGAAGGTGTATTACAACTGGAAGACTGGGAAATCTGAGAAATGTATCTTCTGCTATCCCCGGGTGGAGGCCGGCCAGCCCACCGTATGCAGTCTGACGTGCGTTGGGAAAATTAGGTACATGGGCGTGTTGCTCTACGACGCAGATAAGGTGCTCGACGTAGCCGCCGAGCCGGATCCCAAGAGGCTTGTCCGCCGCTTTGCAGACGAGGTGCTTCTAGATCCCTACGACCCCAACGTGGTGGCGGCGGCGAGGGAGGCTGGGATTCCAGACGACTGGATTGCCGCGGCGAGGAGGTCGCCTGTGTACAAAATGGTGAAGGTGTGGAAGGTGGCCTTCCCGCTACACCCCGAGTTTAGGACCTTGCCCATGGTCTTCTACGTGCCTCCGCTGAGCCCCGTTGTTACCACATATGAGAACGCATATGGTGCAAAGATCACCGATATAATGCCGAAGGTCTCTGAGCTGAGGATACCCATCCAGTACCTTGCCAACATGTTCACCGCGGGAGACACAGCGCTAGTGGAACAAGCGCTTAAGAAGCTACTCGCCGTGAGAATTTACGAGAGGGCTAAGAACGTGGCTGAGCCTGGCCTCGCAGAGAAGGCCAAGGCGGCCCTTCAGGAGGCTGGGCTGTCTGAGGCCGACGCTGAGGAGATGTACCGGCTCTTCGCCATTGCGAGATTTGAGGACAGGTTCGTCATACCGACGAATCCGAAGAGATACACAAACCAGCCCCAAGTGCAGAGAGGCGTGGTGGGGTTGCCATGA
- a CDS encoding TldD/PmbA family protein → MEELLRRAVEYGLSLGAKYVEVRWQLDYGRWAGLRNGQFEFSAGFKSEGVGVRAVAGGGLGFAAAPSTEASAVLEAVERAVKLAKAAGSLRKRPVELSEESLAVVKYSLPPIDLDPLDLAKRLDEHADRSLTVRRFYASVWTTEKWVATSDGADVYSKVPRVYVFAMFIKHGPSGSLQRDVFLGGTSAEALRGAEKVVEEESKKVSYLLERARPISPGRYDVVFAPEMTGILVHESIGHPFELDRIYGREGAEAGESYIRPGNLRVKIGSDLVNITDYPAVPGAYGFYLVDEEGVVARPKRLVQGGWATEFITNRQYAAVIGVHSNAGARASAFDREPIPRMSNTYLEPGDWDPEEIIRDTKRGVYVVSYTEWNINDTRYSGRYGIFEGYLIEGGELKEPVKGFIEVDTPELWGNVDAVGKDFKLFIGTCGKGNPSQGVPVTMGGPTFRSRGLRVVV, encoded by the coding sequence ATGGAAGAGTTGTTAAGGAGGGCCGTGGAGTACGGCCTTTCCCTGGGCGCTAAGTATGTGGAAGTGAGGTGGCAGTTGGACTACGGGAGGTGGGCAGGGCTTAGGAATGGGCAGTTTGAGTTCTCCGCCGGGTTTAAGTCCGAGGGCGTGGGGGTGCGGGCGGTGGCGGGGGGCGGGCTTGGCTTCGCGGCCGCGCCCAGTACAGAGGCCTCGGCGGTTTTAGAGGCCGTTGAGCGGGCTGTTAAGCTTGCAAAGGCGGCTGGCTCTCTGCGCAAGAGGCCGGTGGAACTCAGCGAGGAGAGTTTGGCCGTGGTGAAGTACAGCCTTCCCCCCATCGACCTCGACCCGCTTGACTTGGCCAAGCGGCTCGACGAGCATGCCGACAGGTCTTTGACTGTGCGTAGGTTTTACGCCTCTGTGTGGACTACTGAGAAGTGGGTGGCGACGAGCGACGGCGCAGACGTCTACAGCAAAGTGCCGCGGGTGTACGTCTTCGCCATGTTTATAAAGCACGGCCCCTCTGGGAGCCTCCAGCGAGACGTCTTTCTGGGGGGCACCTCGGCGGAGGCGCTGAGGGGCGCTGAAAAGGTGGTGGAGGAGGAGTCTAAGAAGGTGTCGTACCTCTTGGAGCGTGCCCGGCCCATTTCGCCGGGGAGATACGACGTGGTCTTTGCCCCAGAGATGACGGGCATACTTGTGCACGAGTCCATTGGCCACCCCTTTGAGCTAGATAGGATATACGGGAGAGAGGGGGCCGAGGCGGGGGAGTCTTACATAAGGCCGGGCAACCTCAGAGTGAAGATAGGTAGCGACCTCGTAAATATCACAGACTACCCCGCGGTGCCGGGGGCCTACGGCTTCTACCTAGTTGACGAGGAGGGCGTCGTGGCTAGGCCTAAGAGGCTTGTGCAAGGGGGGTGGGCCACCGAGTTTATCACCAATAGGCAGTACGCCGCGGTGATAGGCGTCCACAGCAACGCCGGGGCGAGAGCCTCGGCCTTCGACAGAGAGCCTATTCCCAGGATGTCTAACACATACCTCGAGCCCGGGGACTGGGACCCCGAGGAGATCATCAGAGACACAAAGAGGGGGGTATACGTCGTCTCTTACACAGAGTGGAATATCAACGACACTAGGTACTCGGGGCGCTACGGCATCTTCGAGGGCTACCTAATAGAGGGGGGAGAGTTGAAGGAGCCGGTCAAGGGCTTCATAGAGGTGGACACGCCAGAGCTGTGGGGGAACGTAGACGCCGTGGGGAAGGACTTCAAGCTGTTTATAGGCACATGCGGCAAGGGGAATCCCTCGCAGGGGGTGCCCGTGACCATGGGAGGGCCCACATTTAGGTCAAGGGGGCTGAGGGTAGTGGTATGA